In Reichenbachiella agarivorans, one genomic interval encodes:
- a CDS encoding TolC family protein, translating into MKLKLTIAALALLLSNISYGQAKKWTLEECVNYALENNISIQQSILDAESAEYTKKQAIGNFLPSVNANATHSWNIGLNQDITTGVLVNQTTQNTGLGATVGVDIFRGLRNLNQLHQANLQILANQYQIDGMKDDISLMVANSFLQILFNKESLKVVQSQYKLTESEINRTKTLIENGQLPQGEIYQLEANAASQSQQIVVAENNVRLSTISLAQLLLINDYENFDIASNDYDIPATAIIETSPRDIYQKSLEIRNEVKISETNVEIAEKNYDLAVGGAMPTLSAFYSYNTRASNRGVVTGTQLSPTQPTQEIGVVETTGQSVVAPNYEIVTGGADPLFDQFKFNKGHSFGLQLNVPIFNGFTNHVNMQRNRVSLEKARLTLENTKIELESSVYQSYNDATAAAKAYEASEKTLVARQQAFNYAQERYSVGVINSFEFTQTQQALEAAQSEVIRAKFDYIFKIKVLEFYFGIPITE; encoded by the coding sequence ATGAAACTAAAACTAACGATAGCGGCTCTTGCTCTCCTACTCAGTAATATTTCTTATGGTCAAGCCAAGAAATGGACGCTAGAGGAATGTGTCAACTATGCTTTGGAGAACAATATCTCGATCCAACAAAGTATCCTAGATGCAGAGTCAGCCGAATACACTAAAAAACAGGCTATAGGGAACTTCCTTCCATCGGTCAATGCCAATGCCACCCACTCTTGGAACATCGGTTTGAACCAAGACATCACCACAGGGGTTTTGGTGAATCAAACCACACAAAACACGGGGTTGGGTGCGACGGTAGGTGTAGACATCTTTAGGGGCTTGAGAAATCTTAACCAACTCCATCAGGCCAATCTTCAGATTTTAGCCAATCAGTACCAAATCGACGGTATGAAGGATGACATCTCATTAATGGTAGCCAATTCATTCCTACAGATTTTATTCAACAAAGAATCTCTCAAAGTAGTACAGTCACAGTACAAATTGACTGAATCTGAAATCAATAGGACTAAAACACTCATTGAAAATGGTCAACTGCCTCAAGGTGAAATCTACCAGTTGGAAGCCAATGCTGCCAGCCAGAGTCAGCAAATAGTCGTGGCGGAAAACAACGTCCGCTTATCTACTATCTCTTTGGCCCAACTTCTTTTAATCAATGACTATGAAAATTTTGACATTGCTTCGAATGACTATGACATTCCAGCGACTGCTATCATAGAAACCAGTCCTAGAGATATCTATCAAAAATCTCTAGAGATCAGAAACGAAGTAAAAATATCAGAAACCAATGTCGAGATTGCCGAAAAGAACTATGATTTGGCCGTAGGTGGTGCCATGCCCACTCTCTCAGCATTTTATTCCTACAACACCCGAGCCTCCAATAGAGGAGTGGTCACGGGCACTCAGCTTAGCCCTACTCAACCCACCCAAGAGATTGGGGTAGTTGAGACTACTGGACAGTCAGTAGTTGCGCCAAATTACGAAATAGTTACAGGCGGTGCAGATCCACTCTTTGACCAGTTCAAATTCAACAAAGGTCACTCATTTGGTCTGCAACTCAACGTACCGATCTTCAATGGGTTCACAAACCATGTCAACATGCAACGCAACCGTGTCAGTCTCGAAAAAGCAAGATTGACTCTGGAGAACACCAAGATAGAACTAGAAAGCAGCGTCTATCAGTCATACAATGATGCTACTGCAGCAGCCAAAGCTTATGAGGCTTCTGAAAAAACTTTGGTCGCCCGCCAACAAGCATTCAACTACGCACAAGAGCGCTACAGTGTAGGGGTAATCAACTCATTTGAATTTACCCAAACACAGCAGGCATTGGAGGCAGCTCAATCAGAAGTAATCCGCGCCAAGTTTGATTACATCTTTAAGATCAAGGTTTTAGAGTTTTACTTTGGGATCCCTATCACGGAATAA
- a CDS encoding ATP-binding protein — translation MRKLYCIILLHFLIQTSSIGQHINRAEELRINHLLEEGRKSFAAGNHSAALQTAIQAENRAEKIEHVQLSWEARNLQGEVFLTTGNYEKTVNLFMDMAIHAEKRENYSVSANAYFSLANAFSALSAFDIATSYYEKAYQQFEMIDYELGMIEIALASGYNLIRAHDLVNSEKQFQNLLTLAVKDSIRYFEYEAYDALIEIYDAKNEPKFGSKYAKAYYDLIKDEGDSKKISLLAYHLSVFYEQMKLQDKADEFLKIALSKNPQNKKAYESKSIGFNMPKKLSESEVNKANLLAKKLESEALAMIKSKDQEFVFAEENAIKNVQKQEKMQLSELAHNFLLGDKEMDHSALQTEYSHQDLLISHHEYETRERQAELARYKLESKLNQLAKEDEENKRKIAEEEKVILQQEVEIKNQQTLYYVTLLIAVAILIIILSIEYVRVRKLNKMLAKQQQTIHQSNIQLKASNEDIKKANIELQKAQDDLSAIFLKEKKIRIALEKALGELKQTQSSLIQAEKMSALGMLTAGIAHELKNPINFISNGVLLIEENADEVFKHLSTLEEENDTIAELKSDISELIKDTKFGTERIQEIVEGLRVYSRKDEAEFKKADVVQIMNSALLILKPKYKHKAEIVKKFDENIPNIDCFQGEINQAFINIIGNGVDALNKFGTITITINNLENKFVRVIIQDNGSGIPDDVKAKIFSPLFTTKTESEGTGLGLSITADIIKKHHGKLQLKTKMGVGTAFIITLPVDQTTTS, via the coding sequence GTGAGAAAACTTTACTGCATCATTCTATTACATTTTTTGATCCAAACATCGTCGATTGGTCAGCACATCAATCGGGCTGAAGAATTGCGTATCAACCATCTGTTGGAAGAAGGTCGAAAAAGTTTTGCGGCAGGCAACCATAGTGCTGCACTCCAAACCGCGATACAAGCAGAGAATAGAGCAGAAAAAATCGAGCACGTGCAGTTGAGCTGGGAAGCACGCAACCTACAAGGAGAGGTATTTCTTACCACAGGCAATTATGAAAAAACCGTGAATCTTTTCATGGATATGGCAATACACGCAGAAAAGCGTGAAAACTACTCAGTGTCTGCCAACGCTTATTTCTCTCTCGCCAATGCGTTCTCAGCGTTGAGTGCTTTTGACATAGCGACTTCATACTACGAAAAAGCCTATCAGCAATTTGAAATGATTGATTATGAACTCGGAATGATAGAGATTGCCCTTGCATCAGGTTACAACTTGATCAGAGCACATGACTTGGTCAATTCAGAAAAACAATTCCAAAACCTACTGACTTTGGCCGTCAAAGACAGCATTCGCTATTTCGAATATGAGGCCTACGATGCATTGATTGAAATATATGACGCCAAAAATGAACCAAAATTTGGTTCCAAATACGCCAAGGCATACTATGACTTGATCAAAGATGAAGGAGACAGCAAAAAAATAAGCCTATTAGCCTATCACCTATCTGTTTTTTATGAGCAGATGAAACTTCAGGATAAGGCAGATGAATTCCTAAAAATCGCTCTCTCCAAGAATCCTCAAAACAAGAAAGCGTATGAATCCAAAAGTATTGGTTTCAACATGCCTAAGAAACTATCAGAAAGTGAAGTCAACAAAGCAAACCTTCTGGCCAAGAAATTAGAAAGTGAGGCTTTGGCAATGATCAAATCCAAAGACCAAGAATTTGTATTCGCAGAAGAAAACGCCATCAAAAATGTACAGAAGCAAGAAAAAATGCAACTGTCAGAGTTGGCGCACAACTTCCTACTAGGAGACAAAGAAATGGATCATAGTGCTTTACAAACTGAGTACAGTCACCAAGATCTACTTATCTCTCACCATGAGTATGAGACCCGAGAGCGACAAGCTGAGTTGGCACGCTACAAGTTGGAGTCCAAACTCAACCAATTGGCCAAGGAAGATGAAGAAAATAAAAGAAAGATAGCCGAAGAAGAAAAGGTAATCCTGCAGCAAGAAGTAGAAATTAAAAATCAACAGACGCTCTATTATGTCACCCTGTTGATTGCTGTTGCGATTCTGATTATCATATTGAGTATCGAGTATGTCAGAGTACGAAAGCTGAACAAAATGCTAGCCAAGCAACAACAGACCATTCATCAAAGTAACATCCAGCTAAAAGCATCCAACGAAGACATCAAAAAAGCCAACATCGAACTTCAGAAAGCACAAGATGATCTAAGTGCCATCTTCCTCAAAGAAAAGAAAATCAGAATTGCACTCGAAAAAGCACTCGGAGAATTGAAACAAACTCAGAGCAGTTTGATCCAAGCAGAGAAAATGTCGGCTTTGGGGATGCTCACCGCTGGTATCGCTCATGAGCTTAAAAACCCGATCAACTTTATCTCCAATGGTGTACTGCTCATCGAAGAAAATGCAGACGAGGTATTCAAACACCTCAGTACACTAGAAGAAGAAAATGATACCATTGCAGAACTCAAATCTGACATCAGCGAACTCATCAAAGACACCAAGTTCGGCACAGAGAGAATCCAAGAAATCGTAGAGGGATTAAGAGTATATTCCAGAAAAGACGAAGCAGAATTCAAAAAAGCAGATGTCGTTCAAATCATGAATTCTGCCTTGCTTATTTTAAAACCAAAGTATAAACACAAAGCAGAAATCGTCAAGAAATTTGACGAGAACATACCGAATATCGATTGCTTCCAAGGTGAAATCAATCAGGCTTTTATCAATATCATTGGTAATGGTGTAGATGCTTTGAACAAATTTGGCACCATCACCATAACTATCAACAACCTAGAAAATAAATTCGTCAGAGTGATTATTCAGGACAATGGAAGCGGGATTCCAGATGATGTCAAAGCCAAGATTTTTAGCCCCCTCTTCACTACAAAAACTGAAAGTGAAGGAACAGGCTTAGGACTATCCATCACCGCCGACATCATCAAAAAACACCATGGTAAACTTCAATTGAAAACCAAAATGGGTGTAGGGACTGCTTTTATCATTACTCTACCTGTGGATCAAACTACTACTAGCTAA
- a CDS encoding DUF4249 domain-containing protein encodes MKKVFSLIFVLLVLYACVEPFDFKVKDTETVLVVDAVLTSELKIQTVQLSVSYALDENVPAPYSGATVWVEDENGQKVIFKEDGTSGTYQTTTEYAAVPGQSYVLHFTTADGEEFTSSKETVPKPVPIDSIYGRYIEKNSTQDSRQLKGVQFFVDNHNFDESFSNYRYDYVEDYQINVIYPSVYEWDAMNDTLLYREISIASCYNRIVSDELLAETTSGLSENRLSEFPLVYIEDIDAQLRSNFSLTVNQYAITPSAYQYYKNLKENNESSGSFFDKQKGTVLGNISNVRDAGYPVLGYFEVSGVSSGYRIFASGAFRDQGFSPSMSYECIYDRIADTVAIAELNTYVGLGTGYEVIRLVDPELVDAIIMPSRCSDCRHYGSLDKPDFWNP; translated from the coding sequence ATGAAAAAGGTTTTTTCTTTGATTTTTGTTTTGCTGGTACTGTATGCCTGTGTGGAGCCTTTTGATTTTAAAGTCAAGGATACAGAGACGGTATTGGTAGTGGACGCAGTGTTGACGAGCGAGCTGAAGATACAAACTGTGCAGTTGTCGGTATCTTATGCACTAGATGAAAATGTGCCTGCTCCTTATTCTGGTGCCACTGTTTGGGTAGAGGACGAAAATGGACAGAAGGTAATCTTCAAGGAAGATGGTACATCTGGTACCTATCAAACTACCACTGAATATGCTGCGGTTCCTGGTCAAAGTTATGTACTACATTTCACCACGGCAGATGGAGAAGAATTCACGTCCAGCAAGGAGACCGTACCCAAGCCTGTGCCTATCGATAGCATCTATGGACGATATATCGAAAAGAATTCTACTCAAGATAGTAGGCAACTAAAAGGCGTTCAGTTTTTTGTGGATAACCATAATTTTGATGAGAGCTTTTCTAACTATCGTTATGACTATGTGGAGGATTATCAGATTAATGTTATCTATCCATCTGTATATGAGTGGGATGCGATGAACGATACACTGCTATACAGAGAGATTAGTATAGCAAGCTGTTATAACCGTATAGTCTCGGATGAACTCCTAGCGGAGACTACAAGTGGTTTGTCTGAGAACCGATTGTCTGAATTTCCATTAGTATATATTGAAGATATAGATGCTCAGCTGCGTAGCAATTTTTCCCTCACTGTGAACCAATATGCGATTACACCCAGTGCCTATCAGTATTACAAAAACCTAAAAGAGAACAATGAATCTTCGGGTAGTTTTTTTGACAAGCAGAAAGGTACGGTACTGGGTAATATTAGCAATGTCAGAGATGCGGGGTATCCCGTACTGGGTTATTTTGAGGTGTCAGGTGTGTCTTCAGGCTATAGAATATTTGCTAGTGGGGCATTTAGAGATCAGGGGTTTAGTCCATCAATGTCATATGAGTGTATATATGATCGGATTGCAGACACGGTTGCCATTGCGGAATTGAATACGTATGTAGGGTTGGGGACTGGCTATGAAGTAATTAGATTGGTCGACCCTGAACTTGTTGATGCGATAATAATGCCTTCGAGATGCAGTGATTGTAGACACTATGGTTCTCTCGATAAACCAGATTTTTGGAATCCATGA
- a CDS encoding TonB-dependent receptor translates to MKYLSILAFLIVCGTVNGQSVNAIASQSQDSTLLQNVIRDIEQHTQLQFFYKDQWVSHVYVHGSIDYSGDVMSQFDALLSQTAITYYRQRDQVILLYNVEIITTPLITQRQDAGEPTDLEEVFFTREQKAKGLGLEETLITIGNRKQYEPNKRSVVAGYVREIGTDKPVPDAYVYIESPFVGTTTDEEGFFSLNVPNGKRNILIQSVNMKNTYRRLMVYSDGRLDVDMEVDVIALNAVTVSAEREANTKSPQMGMTKISPESLKIVPALLGEKDMVRVATTTAGVQYLGEGSAGINIRGGKADQNLFLFDGTPVYNTNHFFGFFSVFNSDALSGMELYKSAIPAEFGGRLSSVFDISSKEPNQEKISGVAGIGPVTSKIMLEGPTFKNGPTFMVGGRATYSDYVINKIKDSPLKNNEVTFYDLVGKLDYEINDKNTVTLSGYYSFDRFQLTSDTLLSYTDFSYANKLLSSNWRHVFSSKLLADFNVGISHYDYDIGYDVLPTQAFRIDYGVKENHASAKFDYYVNEKLNYKFGTEVKHTQVVPGVKNPTGSESLIEKDEVGQEQSLEIAPYFSALYSPNDRISVEGGIRYSIFNVLGPGQVNRYTEGEPVDIDFISKVDNYDKNEIIETYHGPEFRLSSRYSLNETNSVKASYNRTRQNIHLLLNSASIAPTDMWRLSNAHIKPQIADQVSVGYYRNFYGKHMVEASAELYYKHIQNLLDFKVGADLQFNKNIETDLLQGKGRSYGLELSLKKTSGWLTGWINYTYSRSLIQLDGDFPDEVINGGEYFPTGYDKPHYINSVTNYKFTRRLTMTLNVVYATGVPVTYPTGKYNFQGSESLLYSDRNAYRIPDYFRMDLGINIEGNHKIKKLAHSFWSFSIYNLLGRDNVYSVFFKVEDGEVKGYKMTVFPTPIPTITYNFTF, encoded by the coding sequence ATGAAATATTTATCAATACTTGCATTCTTGATTGTGTGTGGGACTGTCAATGGTCAAAGTGTGAATGCCATTGCGAGCCAATCCCAAGATTCTACCTTGCTTCAGAATGTGATTCGCGACATAGAGCAGCATACTCAATTGCAATTTTTTTACAAGGATCAATGGGTGAGTCACGTGTATGTACATGGATCTATAGACTACAGTGGTGATGTCATGTCACAGTTTGATGCACTCCTCTCTCAGACAGCCATTACCTATTATAGGCAAAGAGATCAGGTCATCTTGTTGTACAATGTAGAAATCATCACAACGCCGTTGATTACGCAAAGACAAGATGCTGGTGAGCCTACCGATCTGGAAGAAGTGTTTTTCACCAGAGAGCAAAAGGCAAAAGGTCTGGGGCTGGAGGAAACACTGATTACCATTGGGAATAGAAAGCAATATGAACCAAACAAGCGCAGTGTTGTAGCTGGGTATGTTCGTGAGATCGGAACGGACAAGCCTGTACCTGATGCATATGTGTACATCGAGAGTCCTTTCGTAGGAACTACTACCGATGAGGAGGGTTTTTTCTCTCTCAATGTACCGAATGGGAAACGAAATATTTTAATCCAATCGGTCAATATGAAAAATACCTACAGACGTCTGATGGTCTATTCGGACGGGAGACTGGACGTTGATATGGAGGTGGATGTCATCGCATTGAATGCCGTGACCGTTAGCGCCGAAAGAGAAGCCAATACCAAAAGTCCTCAAATGGGGATGACCAAAATTAGTCCAGAAAGCCTGAAAATTGTTCCAGCATTGCTTGGTGAGAAGGACATGGTGAGAGTAGCGACCACTACAGCTGGTGTTCAATATTTGGGCGAAGGATCAGCAGGTATCAACATCCGAGGAGGAAAAGCCGATCAAAATCTGTTCTTGTTTGATGGTACGCCAGTTTACAATACCAATCACTTCTTTGGCTTCTTTTCTGTATTCAATTCAGACGCGTTGTCTGGAATGGAATTGTACAAAAGTGCTATTCCAGCAGAATTTGGTGGACGCCTCTCATCAGTTTTTGACATTTCATCCAAAGAACCCAATCAAGAAAAAATAAGTGGTGTCGCTGGGATTGGTCCTGTCACTTCCAAGATCATGCTCGAAGGTCCTACTTTTAAAAATGGACCGACATTTATGGTTGGGGGGCGTGCAACCTATTCGGATTATGTGATCAACAAGATCAAAGATTCTCCACTCAAGAATAATGAAGTGACTTTTTATGATCTCGTCGGAAAGCTCGACTATGAGATCAATGATAAAAACACGGTTACATTGAGTGGTTACTACAGTTTTGATCGCTTCCAATTGACTTCTGACACGTTGTTGTCATACACTGATTTTTCTTATGCTAATAAATTGTTGTCATCGAATTGGCGGCATGTATTTAGTTCTAAATTGTTGGCAGATTTCAATGTAGGGATTAGCCATTATGATTATGATATTGGCTATGATGTATTGCCTACCCAAGCATTTAGGATCGATTATGGGGTGAAGGAAAATCATGCTTCTGCCAAATTTGATTATTATGTCAATGAGAAGTTGAATTACAAATTTGGGACGGAGGTCAAGCATACGCAAGTGGTGCCTGGTGTCAAAAATCCAACCGGAAGTGAATCACTGATCGAAAAGGACGAAGTGGGGCAGGAGCAATCATTGGAAATCGCACCTTACTTTTCTGCGTTGTATAGTCCCAATGACCGGATATCGGTCGAGGGAGGTATCAGGTATTCAATCTTCAATGTGTTGGGCCCTGGGCAGGTCAACAGGTATACCGAAGGTGAGCCTGTGGATATAGATTTTATCAGCAAAGTGGATAACTATGACAAGAATGAGATCATAGAGACCTATCATGGACCAGAGTTTAGGTTGTCGTCTCGTTACTCACTTAATGAGACTAATTCGGTCAAGGCAAGCTACAATAGAACAAGACAAAATATTCACTTGTTGTTAAACTCTGCATCGATTGCTCCTACGGATATGTGGAGATTGTCCAATGCACATATCAAACCTCAGATAGCTGATCAGGTTTCCGTTGGGTATTACCGCAACTTCTATGGTAAGCACATGGTAGAGGCTTCTGCGGAGCTGTATTACAAGCACATTCAAAACCTTTTGGATTTTAAAGTTGGTGCTGATTTACAATTCAACAAAAACATCGAAACTGATTTGCTGCAAGGCAAGGGCAGATCCTATGGTTTGGAATTGTCACTCAAGAAAACATCTGGTTGGTTGACTGGTTGGATCAATTATACTTATTCTCGCTCGTTGATCCAGTTGGATGGAGATTTTCCAGATGAGGTCATCAATGGAGGCGAGTATTTCCCTACAGGGTATGACAAACCGCATTACATCAATTCTGTGACTAATTATAAATTTACCCGAAGGTTGACAATGACTTTGAATGTGGTCTATGCTACTGGAGTACCTGTGACCTACCCGACTGGTAAGTATAATTTTCAGGGTTCTGAGAGTCTACTGTACTCGGATAGAAATGCCTATCGTATTCCCGATTACTTCCGGATGGATTTGGGAATCAATATAGAAGGGAATCATAAAATCAAGAAGTTAGCACATTCTTTTTGGTCATTCTCGATTTACAATTTGCTAGGCCGAGACAATGTTTATTCGGTATTTTTCAAAGTAGAGGATGGAGAGGTCAAAGGGTATAAGATGACAGTTTTCCCAACACCTATTCCTACCATCACCTATAATTTTACTTTCTAA
- a CDS encoding response regulator, with product MYLLKNRPTKKKSVLLVDDNKIMCRLTTKILEQNFTVHSFHSAIDAINWLSEGKNIPNVIVSDIAMSDMSGLEFGQFLKLNGLYEHIPLVYMSGIPEHEVTNYPVSVNYSAYAQKPFCPDGLVRMLEDVTNLTTTETQA from the coding sequence ATGTATCTACTAAAAAACCGCCCAACCAAGAAAAAGTCTGTATTGCTCGTAGATGATAACAAAATCATGTGTCGTCTTACAACTAAAATTCTTGAACAGAATTTTACGGTACACTCATTTCATAGTGCGATTGACGCCATCAATTGGCTGTCAGAAGGGAAAAATATTCCTAATGTGATCGTGTCAGATATTGCCATGTCTGATATGAGCGGATTAGAATTTGGACAATTTCTCAAGCTCAATGGTCTCTACGAACATATCCCTTTGGTCTATATGTCAGGTATTCCTGAGCATGAAGTAACCAACTACCCTGTATCGGTCAATTACAGTGCCTATGCCCAAAAGCCATTTTGCCCAGACGGGCTCGTACGGATGCTGGAGGATGTGACTAATTTGACAACCACAGAAACACAAGCATAA
- a CDS encoding sugar transferase produces MSDFISTEVLDAKSDDQIVTVNIQEDLNQPIIVYLGSELLSNIQNILDSKYQLIDGQNIEKFISLLKDWSRHFHTLPEVILIHDSLLADLSKIKFDEVKKKSGFKTVPVIVFSNQLNKKVKQQAWSIGADEYFHEPIKFKSLIPRIKFYKRLKAAGFSRQDAILKKDKVYKMYFLKRSFDIAVAGTALLLFSPILILVAIAIKLESKGPIFYVSRRAGTNYKVFNFYKFRSMQVDADTQLEKLKETSNQYQDGNQFVKIKNDPRVTRIGDFLRNSSLDEIPQLFNVLKGDMSIVGNRPLPLYEAKLLTTDNHAERFLGPAGITGLWQTMKRGKAEMSAEERIMLDRIYVRKNSLLFDFKLMLMTIPALIQSEKV; encoded by the coding sequence GTGAGTGATTTTATTAGCACAGAGGTGTTGGATGCCAAGTCCGATGATCAGATAGTTACGGTCAATATTCAGGAAGATCTGAACCAACCGATTATTGTCTATCTGGGGTCAGAATTATTGTCGAATATCCAAAACATACTTGATAGTAAGTACCAGTTGATCGATGGACAAAACATTGAGAAGTTCATTTCTTTGCTAAAGGACTGGAGCAGGCATTTCCATACCCTTCCTGAGGTAATCTTGATACACGACTCTCTTTTAGCTGATCTCTCAAAAATCAAATTTGATGAGGTGAAGAAAAAAAGTGGTTTCAAAACCGTGCCCGTCATTGTTTTTTCCAATCAATTGAACAAAAAAGTCAAACAACAAGCATGGTCTATAGGCGCTGACGAGTACTTCCACGAGCCTATTAAGTTTAAATCACTCATACCTAGGATAAAATTCTATAAAAGACTCAAAGCTGCTGGTTTTTCTAGACAAGACGCAATCCTCAAAAAGGACAAAGTCTACAAAATGTATTTTCTAAAGAGATCATTCGATATAGCTGTTGCAGGTACGGCCTTACTCTTGTTCTCTCCAATATTGATTTTAGTAGCGATTGCCATCAAATTGGAATCTAAGGGGCCAATTTTCTACGTCTCTCGACGAGCAGGCACAAACTACAAAGTGTTTAATTTCTACAAATTCAGATCTATGCAAGTAGATGCTGATACGCAACTCGAAAAACTAAAAGAGACCTCCAATCAGTATCAGGATGGCAATCAATTTGTCAAAATCAAGAATGACCCTAGAGTTACGCGGATTGGTGACTTCCTCAGAAACAGCAGCTTGGATGAGATTCCGCAGCTCTTCAATGTTTTAAAAGGAGACATGTCCATCGTGGGCAATCGCCCACTCCCACTCTATGAGGCCAAACTACTCACCACAGACAATCACGCAGAACGCTTTTTAGGGCCTGCAGGCATCACAGGACTCTGGCAAACAATGAAAAGAGGCAAAGCTGAAATGTCAGCAGAAGAACGAATCATGCTGGACAGGATATATGTTAGGAAGAATTCACTCCTGTTTGATTTCAAACTCATGCTCATGACCATACCTGCACTTATTCAATCAGAAAAGGTTTAA
- a CDS encoding glycosyltransferase has translation MSKLPSAYKKFAVLIPGYKEDHVILNSVEKNLEINYPKNNFDLIVIADSFQSSTIEKLVQYPIIIQEVSFEKSTKVKSLKLTINELPDDYDYIVILDADNVMETDYLSKVNLYLQTAPQAAVQTQRWPKNINTDLAILDGISESINNHIYRQGAEATGFSVSLSGSGMIFERNIFQQTISQMDSIGGFDRELEFRLLEQGVKVHYYKEAKVLDQKTDDHGNFQKQRTRWISSQYVYLLRYLGKGFLGLLKGNIVYFHSTVWRNIQLPRLINLGLLTIFTLLAIVLRNYLNISYTIWILLWALNAVSMMIAIPKDLYNKKLVVSILMLPKLFISMLLILFKIKGANKKFIHTEHKAV, from the coding sequence GTGTCGAAGCTTCCCAGTGCTTATAAGAAATTTGCAGTACTCATCCCTGGGTACAAAGAAGATCATGTCATTCTCAATTCTGTAGAAAAAAACCTTGAAATCAATTACCCAAAAAACAACTTTGATCTAATAGTGATAGCGGATTCATTTCAATCCTCAACGATTGAAAAACTTGTCCAGTACCCGATAATCATACAAGAAGTCTCTTTTGAGAAAAGCACCAAGGTCAAGTCATTGAAACTCACCATCAATGAACTTCCTGATGATTATGACTACATAGTGATCTTGGATGCAGACAACGTAATGGAAACTGACTACCTGTCCAAAGTCAACCTCTATCTACAGACTGCACCACAAGCTGCAGTACAAACTCAACGCTGGCCGAAAAACATCAATACGGATTTGGCTATACTAGATGGAATCAGCGAGTCTATCAATAACCATATATACCGTCAAGGAGCTGAAGCAACGGGTTTCTCAGTTTCGTTGAGTGGGTCAGGGATGATTTTTGAAAGAAATATCTTCCAACAGACCATTTCACAGATGGATAGCATTGGTGGTTTTGATCGAGAATTAGAGTTTAGACTACTCGAACAGGGTGTCAAAGTTCATTACTACAAAGAAGCCAAAGTACTAGATCAAAAAACAGACGATCACGGCAACTTCCAAAAACAAAGAACACGATGGATTTCTAGTCAATATGTGTATCTATTGAGATACTTGGGCAAAGGCTTCTTGGGTTTGCTAAAAGGCAATATTGTCTACTTCCACAGTACTGTCTGGAGAAACATCCAGTTGCCAAGGCTGATCAATCTAGGTCTGCTTACCATCTTTACTCTACTAGCGATTGTTCTACGCAATTACTTGAATATTTCTTACACCATTTGGATCCTATTGTGGGCACTCAATGCTGTTTCGATGATGATTGCTATTCCCAAAGACCTTTATAACAAAAAGCTGGTCGTTTCGATTCTGATGCTGCCCAAACTATTTATATCTATGCTCCTCATCCTGTTCAAAATAAAGGGTGCCAACAAGAAATTCATACACACCGAACACAAAGCAGTATAA